Proteins from one Lepidochelys kempii isolate rLepKem1 chromosome 6, rLepKem1.hap2, whole genome shotgun sequence genomic window:
- the FERMT2 gene encoding fermitin family homolog 2 isoform X5, with product MKYVKVKVNFSDRVFKAVSDICKTFNIRHPEELSLLRKPRDPTKKKKRKIDDQSEDEVLELEGPLITPGSGTDVLYIGPVKGSIYSSPGLYSKTMTPTYDSHDGSPLSPTSAWFGDSALSEGNPGILAVSQPITSPEILAKMYKPQALLDKAKINQGWLDSSRSLMEQDVKENEALLLRFKYYNFFDLNPKYDAIRINQLYEQSKWAILLEEIECTEEEMMMFAALQYHINKLSIMSSENHLNNSDKEVDEVDAALSDLEITLEGGKTSTILGDITSIPELADYIKVFKPKKLTLKGYKQYWCTFKDTSISCYKSKDESSGTPAHQMNLRGCEVTPDVNISGQKFNIKLLIPVADGMNEIWLRCDNEKQYAHWMAACRLASKGKTMADSSYNLEVQNILSFLKMQHLNPDPQLIPEQVTTDINPECLVSPRYLKKYKNKQPGYIRDLITARILEAHQNVAQMSLIEAKMRFIQAWQSLPEFGITHFIARFQGGKKEELIGIAYNRLIRMDASTGDAIKTWRFSNMKQWNVNWEIKMVTVEFADDVRVSFICTEVDCKVVHEFIGGYIFLSTRAKDQNESLDEEMFYKLTSGWV from the exons ACATCAGACATCCAGAAGAACTCTCTCTCTTGAGGAAACCCAGGGAtccaacaaaaaaaaagaagagaaagataGATGACCAAAGTGAAGATGAGGTGCTTGAACTGGAGGGACCGTTAATCACTCCAGGATCAG GCACTGATGTTCTTTACATCGGCCCAGTGAAAG GAAGCATATATTCAAGTCCGGGACTTTATAGCAAAACAATGACGCCCACCTATGATTCTCACGATGGAAGCCCTCTGTCCCCAACTTCTGCTTGGTTTGGAGATAGTGCTTTATCAGAAGGGAATCCTGGTATACTTGCTGTCAGCCAGCCAATTACATCCCCAGAAATCTTAGCAAAAATGTACAAGCCACAAGCACTTCTTGATAAAGCTAAGATCAACCAAGG ATGGCTGGATTCGTCAAGATCGCTCATGGAACAAGATGTGAAAGAAAATGAGGCCTTACTGCTCCGGTTCAAGTACTACAATTTTTTTGACTTGAATCCAAAG TACGATGCAATCAGAATCAACCAGCTTTATGAGCAATCTAAATGGGCTATTCTTTTAGAAGAAATAGAATGTACGGAAGAAGAAATGATGATGTTTGCAGCGTTACAG TACCACATCAACAAACTATCAATCATGTCATCAGAAAATCATTTGAACAACAGTGACAAAGAAGTTGATGAAGTTGATGCTGCCCTGTCTGATTTGGAAATTACTTTAGAAGGTGGTAAAACATCAACGATTCTG GGTGACATCACTTCAATTCCTGAGCTTGCCGACTACATTAAAGTGTTCAA GCCTAAGAAACTGACGCTAAAAGGTTACAAACAATACTGGTGCACCTTCAAAGACACGTCCATTTCCTGCTATAAAAGCAAAGATGAATCCAGTGGGACTCCAGCTCACCAAATGAACTTAAGAG GGTGCGAGGTTACTCCTGATGTAAACATCTCTGGTCAGAAGTTTAATATCAAACTTCTGATTCCAGTTGCAGATGGTATGAATGAAATCTGGCTTCGCTGTGATAAT GAGAAGCAGTATGCACACTGGATGGCAGCCTGCAGGCTAGCCTCCAAGGGCAAGACCATGGCAGATAGCTCGTACAACTTAGAAGTTCAGAATATTCTGTCATTTTTGAAGATGCAGCATTTGAACCCAGATCCACAGTTAATCCCAGAACAAGTCACAACTGACATTAATCCAGAATGTCTGGTTTCACCTCGCTACCTGAAAAAGTACAAGAACAAACAG CCAGGCTATATAAGAGACTTG ATCACAGCCAGGATATTGGAGGCCCATCAGAATGTAGCTCAGATGAGTCTAATTGAAGCCAAGATGCGATTTATTCAAGCTTGGCAGTCTCTACCAGAATTTGGCATCACACACTTTATTGCAAG attccaagggggCAAGAAAGAAGAGCTGATTGGAATTGCCTACAACAGACTCATAAGAATGGATGCAAGCACCGGAGATGCAATTAAAACGTGGCGATTCAGCAACATGAAACAGTGGAATGTAAACTGGGAAATAAAAATG GTTACCgtagagtttgcagatgatgtaAGGGTTTCCTTCATTTGTACTGAGGTGGATTGCAAAGTGGTTCATGAATTCATTGGTGGCTACATCTTCTTGTCAACACGAGCAAAAGACCAGAATGAAAGTTTAGACGAAGAGATGTTTTACAAACTTACCAGCGGTTGGGTGTGA